One stretch of Zingiber officinale cultivar Zhangliang chromosome 6B, Zo_v1.1, whole genome shotgun sequence DNA includes these proteins:
- the LOC121992881 gene encoding F-box protein PP2-A13-like — translation MGAGASVVMNPEGELETGLGDLPESCVAAVLLHLHPPEICGAARLSRTFRAAASADFVWEAKLPENYAYLLEMARGDNSSCKKDRLCLKEVYSRLCRPNPIDGGNKIFWLEKNQGGICMSISSKGLLITGIDDRRYWNYVPTNESRFHEVAYLQQTWWFEVDGEVDFHFPAGSYSLYFRLHLGRPARRFGCRICSFEHVHGWDIKPVQFQLSTSDGQNATSHCYLDEPGRWILCHAGDFVTENSNVATKLKFSMTQIDCTHTKGGICVDSVLIYPKGFVQGKIFNS, via the exons ATGGGCGCGGGTGCATCCGTCGTTATGAATCCGGAGGGGGAGCTCGAGACAGGCCTGGGGGACCTCCCGGAGAGCTGCGTGGCGGCGGTGCTGCTCCACCTCCACCCGCCGGAGATCTGCGGCGCTGCGCGGCTGAGCCGGACGTTCCGAGCCGCCGCGTCGGCGGACTTTGTGTGGGAAGCGAAGCTCCCGGAGAACTATGCGTATCTTTTGGAGATGGCTCGCGGTGATAATTCCAGCTGCAAAAAGGATCGCCTTTGCTTGAAGGAGGTGTATTCTCGGCTGTGCCGGCCGAATCCCATTGACGGGGGCAACAAG ATATTCTGGCTGGAGAAGAACCAGGGTGGGATTTGCATGTCGATTTCGTCAAAAGGGCTACTGATTACAGGGATTGATGATCGGAGGTACTGGAATTACGTCCCCACTAATGAGTCCAG ATTCCATGAAGTAGCTTATCTTCAACAAACTTGGTGGTTTGAGGTTGACGGTGAAGTTGATTTCCACTTCCCTGCGGGCAGTTACAGCCTATATTTCAGGCTCCATCTTGGCCGACCTGCTAGGAGATTTGGCTGCCGAATCTGCAGCTTCGAGCATGTTCACGGATGGGACATAAAACCGGTGCAGTTTCAGCTGTCGACTTCTGATGGTCAGAATGCTACTTCTCATTGTTATTTAGACGAACCCGGGAGATGGATTCTGTGCCATGCAGGAGATTTTGTTACTGAAAACTCCAACGTAGCAACCAAGCTCAAATTTTCAATGACACAAATAGATTGCACGCACACAAAAGGCGGAATCTGTGTCGATTCTGTCTTGATCTATCCCAAAGGTTTTGTGCAGGGTAAGATCTTTAACTCATGA